The Triticum urartu cultivar G1812 unplaced genomic scaffold, Tu2.1 TuUngrouped_contig_3489, whole genome shotgun sequence DNA window TTCATCAGGCATCCAAAAATACCATCAGCAACTCGGTGGCACCGTTTCTGATACTGATCAGATACCAGAGTTGCCATAAATCTAGGAAATCTGAAATCAAGAGTCTGTCAAATCTAGAGGACATAAGCCTGGAAATCTGAAATCCAATTCAATCCGGTACTCTCAACTCACCACGACGGTCTTGGTGGCATCGCTGTTGCCGGCGTCGACGGGGTAGGTGACCTCGTCGCCCTCCATCCCGAGCACGCGCTTGGCGACGATCTTGCGCGGGTCCTCCGGCGAGAGGAGGAGCACGACGTCCCCCGGCCCCACCCACCCGCGCCGCGGGCTCACCTTGTCGGTCAGCAGCACGTCCCCCGCCATGTTGAGCGCCGGCAGCATGCTGGGGCCCCGCGGCTGCAACGCCAAGGGTGAGAGCACgtcagagagagagggagggggagggggagggggagggagagggcGCGTACGAAGGCGACGCCGAGGACGTGCTCGCTGACGACGTGGACGGCGCAGAGGCCCTGCGCCGTTAGCAGGCCGACGGAGAAGGCCTCCCCGGCGATCTGGCGCCACGGGATGCCGGCGAAGCGCCGCACGAAGCGggacatggcggcggcggcggcgggagggaGGGGGGCTCGGATTGGgattattttttttccttttgttttgttttcttatTAGGGTATAATCTTCGGATCCCTGGCGTGGGCCGCAAGCTCAGATGGGCCGATGAGACAGAGAACGATATGGACAAGTTGTGCCTCTCCAGGATTGTCTCGAAAAAAAAACGTTCTAGCTCTCTAGGAGAAACAAAAAAGTTCACAACAACTAAATACTATATCTTGTTATTATATACAGATTATAATCCACCAAATATCTTGTTATTTACATATTATTATAGTGTGCAAAGGCGTTGTTTACGGTCTAATAACGGTTTGCGATTTCGTAGCACTGTTCGGCATTGAAATAGTATACATATATGGTTCAGAATTTGAAAAACAATTGTGCTCGGTGGCCCGCCCAACATTTTATTTGTAGCTTCGCCACTGCCTGGCCAGACTTTTTTCTACGTCTCCCGGATCGTGCGCACTATCTAGGCCACGGTTTATGACTGCTACGGCGTATACATGAAAGATGGAATTTGCGATAATCATAGGAAAATTGTTTAAGAACCAGGTCAAAAAAGTAATGTTGCACATCTGTTCATATGCTCCTAG harbors:
- the LOC125527289 gene encoding mitochondrial inner membrane protease subunit 1-like, which translates into the protein MSRFVRRFAGIPWRQIAGEAFSVGLLTAQGLCAVHVVSEHVLGVAFPRGPSMLPALNMAGDVLLTDKVSPRRGWVGPGDVVLLLSPEDPRKIVAKRVLGMEGDEVTYPVDAGNSDATKTVVVPQGHIWVQGDNIYSSNDSRQFGPVPYGLVKGKMSYRIWPPSRIGAIDSKE